A genomic window from Herbiconiux aconitum includes:
- a CDS encoding helix-turn-helix domain-containing protein has protein sequence MTDVQPRTRSATVLGEYLWARRSLIQPESVGLTREPNRRVPGLRREEVAKRASISAEYYLRLEQGHEREPSDHVLRGIARALLLDEGAEQHLLRLRRRHPSSAANPASVPADLSRLLERWTRIPAFVMSGNLELLLVNGPAATIGDRRFRPGFNLVESHFSAARDDGWEALAAQYTAALRYHGDPYDHRFQQLVGRLSARDRDFRRIWARHDAHPYPSGRMRVEEGTAETAYASFHVFEVPAREGILVTVLGEESSQKTV, from the coding sequence ATGACCGACGTGCAGCCCAGAACCCGCTCGGCCACCGTGCTGGGCGAGTATCTGTGGGCGCGGCGCTCGTTGATCCAGCCGGAATCGGTCGGGCTGACGCGTGAGCCCAATCGCCGGGTGCCGGGTCTCCGCCGGGAGGAGGTCGCGAAGCGCGCTTCGATCAGTGCGGAGTACTACCTGCGACTGGAGCAGGGTCATGAGCGGGAACCGTCGGACCATGTGCTGCGCGGGATTGCGCGGGCGCTTCTGCTCGACGAGGGGGCGGAGCAGCATCTTCTCCGCCTGCGGCGCCGGCACCCGTCTTCGGCGGCGAACCCGGCGTCCGTGCCTGCCGATCTCAGCCGGCTGCTCGAGCGGTGGACGCGCATTCCGGCATTCGTGATGTCGGGGAACCTGGAGCTGCTCCTGGTGAATGGTCCGGCAGCCACGATCGGTGACCGCCGGTTCCGCCCCGGATTCAACCTCGTCGAGTCTCACTTCTCTGCGGCACGAGATGACGGATGGGAGGCGCTGGCCGCGCAGTACACGGCCGCTCTGCGCTACCACGGCGACCCGTACGACCACCGCTTCCAGCAGCTGGTCGGGCGGCTGTCGGCGAGAGACCGCGACTTCCGGCGCATCTGGGCTCGGCATGACGCGCATCCGTATCCGTCGGGCCGGATGCGAGTGGAGGAGGGCACGGCTGAGACGGCGTACGCCTCATTTCATGTGTTCGAAGTTCCCGCGCGCGAGGGAATTCTCGTTACAGTCCTGGGGGAGGAGAGTTCTCAGAAGACGGTGTAG
- a CDS encoding helix-turn-helix transcriptional regulator encodes MVNSPLGEYLRARRAAVRPEDVGLTTMPGRRVEGLRREEVAELAGISPEYYLRLEQGRGHQPSDQVLRSLARALMLDAAAVRYMTRLVSLQSGARRASRTAKLPEAVRAGFSGLLDQWSSTPAYLTDRNQSLIAFNDLARAILPGAWRPGANLVLQIFSDDWRASDRDWEASANRAVSALRFYGDPGDPVFRDIVGLLSMRDPDFRRMWAIHEAAPLVSGELHLDVGRFGRVSFDQQSLTPAGDENHIVTILHAAPGSVSADAIRSLKVAA; translated from the coding sequence ATGGTGAACTCACCACTCGGCGAATACCTGAGGGCGCGCCGTGCCGCTGTGCGACCGGAGGACGTGGGTCTGACGACTATGCCGGGCCGTCGTGTCGAGGGGCTGCGGCGCGAGGAGGTCGCCGAGCTCGCGGGGATCAGTCCCGAGTACTACCTGCGCCTCGAACAGGGCCGGGGCCATCAGCCATCCGATCAGGTGCTGCGCTCCCTCGCCCGCGCGTTGATGCTCGACGCGGCAGCAGTGCGCTACATGACGCGTCTGGTGAGCCTCCAATCGGGCGCCCGGCGGGCATCCCGAACGGCGAAACTGCCGGAGGCGGTTCGGGCCGGCTTCAGCGGCCTGCTCGACCAGTGGTCATCGACCCCGGCTTACCTGACGGATCGCAATCAGAGCCTGATCGCTTTCAACGACCTGGCTCGGGCGATCCTGCCGGGAGCCTGGCGCCCCGGCGCAAACCTGGTTCTGCAGATCTTCAGCGATGACTGGCGTGCCTCTGACCGGGATTGGGAGGCCTCGGCGAATCGCGCCGTGTCGGCGCTTCGCTTCTACGGCGATCCGGGCGATCCGGTCTTCAGGGACATCGTCGGGCTCCTGTCGATGCGCGACCCCGACTTCCGGAGGATGTGGGCGATCCATGAGGCAGCCCCGCTGGTGTCGGGTGAACTCCATCTCGACGTCGGGAGATTCGGACGCGTCTCGTTCGATCAGCAGAGCCTCACGCCGGCCGGAGACGAGAACCACATCGTGACGATCCTGCACGCCGCACCGGGGTCGGTCAGCGCAGACGCCATCCGATCGCTGAAGGTGGCAGCGTGA
- a CDS encoding alpha/beta fold hydrolase: MAFVTTDDGTEIYYKDWGSRDAQPIMFHHGWPLSADDWDTQMLYFLSKGYRVIASDRRGHGRSSQTATGNDMDHYASDASAVVEHLDLRNAVHIGHSTGGGQAARYVAQYGEPQGRVAKLILVSSVPPLMVQTDANPEGTPLSVFDGFREALAANRGEFYQAVASGPFYSYNRPGAKPSQPIIDNWWRQGMMGSALAGYEGIKAFSETDQTADLKAITVPVLVTQGDDDQIVPYKDASLKQHELLSNSTLKIYEGFPHGMLTTHAEVLNPDLLAFIQQ, translated from the coding sequence ATGGCGTTTGTGACCACGGATGATGGCACGGAGATCTATTACAAAGACTGGGGCAGCCGCGACGCGCAGCCCATCATGTTCCACCACGGCTGGCCGTTGTCGGCCGACGACTGGGACACGCAGATGCTCTACTTCCTCTCGAAGGGCTACCGGGTCATCGCGAGCGATCGGCGCGGTCACGGCCGATCGTCGCAGACCGCCACCGGCAACGACATGGACCACTACGCCAGCGACGCCTCCGCCGTCGTCGAGCACCTCGATCTGCGCAACGCCGTCCACATCGGTCACTCGACCGGCGGCGGTCAGGCCGCGCGCTACGTCGCCCAGTACGGAGAGCCGCAGGGCCGCGTGGCGAAACTGATTCTGGTGTCGTCGGTGCCCCCGCTGATGGTGCAGACCGATGCCAACCCGGAGGGAACGCCGCTCTCGGTCTTCGACGGCTTCCGGGAAGCGCTGGCGGCCAATCGAGGCGAGTTCTACCAGGCTGTGGCATCCGGTCCGTTCTACAGCTACAACCGGCCAGGAGCCAAGCCCTCCCAGCCGATCATCGACAACTGGTGGCGTCAGGGCATGATGGGCAGCGCCTTGGCCGGATACGAGGGCATCAAAGCTTTCTCCGAGACCGACCAGACAGCCGACCTGAAGGCGATCACCGTGCCGGTGCTGGTCACCCAGGGCGACGACGATCAGATCGTGCCCTACAAGGATGCTTCGCTGAAACAACACGAACTGCTCAGCAATTCGACCCTCAAGATCTACGAGGGCTTCCCGCACGGCATGCTGACGACGCATGCCGAGGTTCTGAACCCCGACCTGCTCGCCTTCATTCAGCAGTAA